The DNA region AGCTCCGACTGCGCTGGGCGTTGTCCGGGTGGACGCAGTACGGGATGTCGAGGAGACCGGTGCGGAACGCGGCCAGCAGGGCCCGCCCGATGTCGGCGTCCAGGTTCAGCACGGCCTCGACCAGGGAGCACGCCTCGCTGTAGGTACGGGAGTCCGTTGCGGCGCCGTCGGCCACCGGCAGCGGGTGTGCTCCGCGTGCCGCGGCGTCCGCGTACGCGAGCGCCGCGACGTTGTCCGCGACCGTGGGGATCCGGCGCGACTCGGCCACGGTCTTGACGATCAGCCGGGCCGCCCCCGTCTCGACGGCCAGCCTGGCCGCGTCGCCCAGCAGCGCGTACGCGCCGCTCTCGGTCTCCGGGAAGACCCCCATGTAGGCGTACACGACGATGTGCCAGTTGTCCGTGGGCAGGAACTCCGTGCACAGTTCGCGCAGTGCGAGCACCGCCTCCCGGTCCTGCTCGTGACTGGTCTGCTGGGCATAGCTCAGCGACAGGCTGCGCACCCCGTGGCGATGGAAGAACAGCGCCTCCAGCAGACTGATGGCGATGAGCTGGCTGGGCGGGCACAGCTGCCCCAGCATGCAGCCGCCGAAGGTCTCCAGATGGGGTTCGATCCCCAGATCGAGGAGCCGGGCGTAGTGGAGAGTGGACCACTCCCAGTTGGCGACCGATTCGGCGAGCGGTGTCCGCCCGTAGGGCAGGCAGTAGGAGACGGGGCCGCCCTCGGTCGCGTTGAGCCGCAGCCGGACGAGCGAGGCGAAGATGTCCATCGGGACGGCCGAGCCGTGCCGTACCTGCACCGGGAAATCGGCCCCGCGCACGTCCTTGAGGACGGAACGCGTCACGTCGTCGGGATAGCTCACGATCGGATAGCCGTTGAGGCCGATGCCGTTACGGAGGGCGTGCTCGACGGCCGCCAGCTCACCGACCCGGGTGAAGCTGTCCAGCGTGAGCGTGCCCACCGTACGCGCGGGAGCCAGCTTCGTCGCCAGCAGCCCCGTCCGCATCTGCGCCGGTGTCCCGAAACCCATGCGGGGCTGCACCACGAGACCGTCGGTCCCGGCCGCCGTCCGGACGAACAGGCCGAAGTCCACGGGCCGTTCGCCGGAGTCGACGGGCGCACCCCGCTGACCTGGCAGGTTCATGCATCGCTCCGGGAGCCCGCAGCGAGGGCCGGCCGGGACATCATCCCGAGGAAGGCGCGGAAATCCGCCACCCCCGAGGTGCCGTCCGGGAACACGGCGTCGTAACCGGCCGCGGCCAGCTCCCGCGCGACCTGCCCCGGGTTCTCGTCGGAGATGGCGAGCTTCCCGCCGATCACCACCGGAGTGGCGACGAGCGCCTCGCACCCCCGCAGCGCGCCGATCAGCCGCAGCCCGTCCTGATGGCCGTGCCCGTTGACGCTGCTGATCACCACGAGCTCGGGCCGCAGCGCCCGGCACTCCTCGACGAGCGTCTCGTCGGGCACGCACGGGCCCAGGTTCACGACCTCGTAGCCCAGTTCCTCGATGAGGAGCTGGAGGAAGACCAGGTTCCAGGTGTGCGCGTCGGA from Streptomyces sp. NBC_01754 includes:
- a CDS encoding cobalamin B12-binding domain-containing protein, with amino-acid sequence MASPRTSPALPAERWPERAAHRGRGPVVVSGVASDAHTWNLVFLQLLIEELGYEVVNLGPCVPDETLVEECRALRPELVVISSVNGHGHQDGLRLIGALRGCEALVATPVVIGGKLAISDENPGQVARELAAAGYDAVFPDGTSGVADFRAFLGMMSRPALAAGSRSDA
- a CDS encoding methylaspartate mutase, which gives rise to MNLPGQRGAPVDSGERPVDFGLFVRTAAGTDGLVVQPRMGFGTPAQMRTGLLATKLAPARTVGTLTLDSFTRVGELAAVEHALRNGIGLNGYPIVSYPDDVTRSVLKDVRGADFPVQVRHGSAVPMDIFASLVRLRLNATEGGPVSYCLPYGRTPLAESVANWEWSTLHYARLLDLGIEPHLETFGGCMLGQLCPPSQLIAISLLEALFFHRHGVRSLSLSYAQQTSHEQDREAVLALRELCTEFLPTDNWHIVVYAYMGVFPETESGAYALLGDAARLAVETGAARLIVKTVAESRRIPTVADNVAALAYADAAARGAHPLPVADGAATDSRTYSEACSLVEAVLNLDADIGRALLAAFRTGLLDIPYCVHPDNAQRSRSYIDADGRLEWADTGRLALGHQVRSAHARTVTAAGLLGDLSYIRMRYDEKASGTLGPGAGP